Proteins encoded by one window of Nicotiana tabacum cultivar K326 chromosome 10, ASM71507v2, whole genome shotgun sequence:
- the LOC107832287 gene encoding callose synthase 7 isoform X1 — protein sequence MASTSGTKVEGGPPPRTASRRVSKAPTMVDPAAGEDQNSLDSELVPSSLASIAPILRVANEVEKENPRVAYLCRFHAFEKAHRMDPTSSGRGVRQFKTYLLHRLEREEEETQPQLARNDPREIQKFYQNFYEKNIRDGHQTKKPEEMAKIYQIASVLYDVLRTVVPSSKVDDETHRYAKDVEEKREYYEHYNILPIYAVGVKPAIMELPEIKAALRAIRNMNNLPVLRMPDDKDKSVNDILEWLASAFGFQKANVANQREHLILLLANMDIRNKSVEEDANYNQLDVYTVQQLKDKIFKNYESWGKYLHCPSNLRFPQGCDKLQLELLYIGLYLLIWGEASNIRFMPECLCYIFHNMAHEMHGILFGNVLPVSGGAYQPVSHGEESFLRDVVTPIYEVIRKEARRNQSGTASHSAWRNYDDLNEYFWSDKCFKLGWPMDKKADFFVHSEKIIKANVGHNNGATGGRKPKTNFVEIRTFWHLYRSFDRMWIFFILALQAMVIIAWNQSGSLSVIFDADVFKSVLSIFITAAILNALRATLDIILSLRAWRSLKFTQILRYLLKFTFAAFWVVVMPVAYSKSVQDPGGVLRILSNLGGYIQNESLYYYCVAIYLIPEILAVFLFFFPFLRKSMERSNWRIITLLMWWAQPKLYVGRGMHEDMFSLLKYTLFWIMLIISKLAFSYYVEILPLVQPTKTIMDIRVTSFDWHEFFPHMPHNIGVVIVIWAPILLVYFMDTQIWYAIFSTIVGGIYGAFSHLGEIRTLGMLRSRFESIPSAFSERLVPSSKAERKHRHQDDSLERKNIAKFSQMWNEFILSLRMEDLINHKERDLLLVPYSSSEVSVIQWPPFLLASKIPIALDMAKDFRGKEDADLFRKIKSDDFMRSAVIECYETLRYLLVGILENKDDKMVVEQIRKEVDDSIKERRFLRKFRMSGLPLLNDKLERFLNLLVTDYEDEEAKRSPMINLIQDIMEIIIQDVMVDGHEILERAHQVDRKEQIFERINIYLTHNRSWREKVIRLNLLLTVKESAINVPTNLDARRRMTFFANSLFMKMPDAPKVRNMLSFSVLTPYYNEDVLYSDEELNKENEDGITTLFYLQKIYPDQWKNFEDRINDPKMGCLNKDRNELIRYWVSYRGQTLARTVRGMMYYREALELQYFLDFAEDKAIFGGYRIIDMNQTDYRALKERAQALADLKFTYVVSCQIYGAQKKSSEQRDRSCYVNILNLMLTYPSLRVAYIDERDETVNGKSEKVYYSVLVKGGDKLDEEIYRIKLPGPPKIGEGKPENQNHAIIFTRGEALQTIDMNQDNYFEEAFKMRNVLEEFLKPHRQRKPTILGLREHIFTGSVSSLAWFMSNQETSFVTIGQRVLANPLRVRFHYGHPDIFDRIFHVTRGGVSKASKTINLSEDIFSGYNSTLRGGFVTHHEYIQVGKGRDVGMNQISQFEAKVANGNGEQTLSRDVYRLGRRFDFYRMLSFYFTTVGFYFSSMVTVLTVYVFLYGRLYMVLSGLEKRILEDPTVRQSKALEEAMATSSVFQLGLLLVLPMVMEIGLERGFRTALGDFIIMQLQLASVFFTFQLGTKAHYYGRTILHGGSKYRATGRGFVVFHAKYADNYRMYSRSHFVKGLELFMLLIVYEVYGESYRDSQLYWFVTISMWFLVASWLFAPFVFNPSGFDWQKTVDDWTDWKRWMGNRGGIGISPDKSWESWWNGEQEHLKHTNFRGRVIDIILSFRFFIYQYGIVYHLDIAHGSRSLLVYGLSWFVMLTALLVLKMVSMGRRRFGTDFQLMFRILKALLFLGFVSVMTVLFVVCGLTITDLFAAILAFVPTGWGILLIGQACRPCFKGLGVWDSVMELARAYECIMGLFIFAPIVVLSWFPFVSEFQTRLLFNQAFSRGLQISMILAGKKASNS from the exons ATGGCGAGTACGAGTGGAACGAAGGTGGAAGGGGGCCCACCGCCTAGAACGGCATCTAGACGGGTTTCCAAGGCCCCCACTATGGTAGACCCTGCCGCCGGTGAAGATCAAAATTCATTGGATAGTGAACTTGTGCCTTCCTCCTTAGCCTCCATTGCTCCTATTCTTCGTGTTGCTAATGAAGTCGAAAAAGAAAATCCTAGAGTTGCTTATCTCT gTCGCTTCCATGCTTTCGAAAAGGCTCATAGGATGGATCCAACATCAAGTGGGCGTGGCGTTCGTCAATTCAAGACATACCTGTTACATAGACTTGAAAGG gaagaagaagaaactcaACCTCAACTTGCAAGAAATGATCCtagagaaattcaaaaattctACCAGAATTTCTATGAGAAAAATATCAGAGATGGCCATCAAACAAAGAAACC AGAAGAGATGGCTAAGATCTATCAAATTGCAAGTGTGCTATATGATGTGCTGAGGACAGTGGTACCCTCTTCAAAAGTGGATGATGAG ACACATAGATATGCCAAAGATGTCGAAGAGAAAAGAGAATACTATGAGCACTACAACATTCTTCCTATTTATGCTGTTGGGGTCAAACCGGCAATAATGGAACTTCCTGAG ATTAAGGCTGCTCTTCGAGCTATAAGAAATATGAATAATCTTCCTGTTCTCAGAATGCCTGATGACAAGGATAAGTCAGTCAATGATATACTCGAATGGCTTGCTTCAGCCTTTGGCTTCCAG AAAGCAAATGTGGCAAATCAAAGGGAGCACTTAATATTGCTACTCGCAAACATGGATATAAGAAACAAGAGTGTGGAGGAAGATGCAAATTATAATCAG TTGGACGTGTATACAGTTCAGCAGCTGAAGGATAAGATATTCAAAAACTATGAATCATggggcaaatatttgcactgtCCTTCAAACCTCAG GTTTCCTCAGGGTTGTGACAAGCTACAGTTGGAGCTTCTTTATATTGGCCTATATCTTCTTATATGGGGGGAAGCTTCAAATATACGATTTATGCCAGAATGCCTTTGCTATATCTTCCATAAT ATGGCACATGAGATGCATGGAATACTATTTGGAAATGTACTTCCTGTCAGTGGAGGTGCATATCAACCAGTGTCCCATGGCGAGGAGTCTTTCCTGCGGGATGTTGTAACCCCTATTTATGAAGTCATTCGTAAG GAAGCTAGGAGAAACCAGAGTGGGACAGCAAGCCATTCAGCATGGAGAAATTATGATGATCTGAATGAATACTTTTG GTCCGATAAATGTTTTAAGCTAGGTTGGCCAATGGACAAAAAAGCTGATTTCTTCGTGCActcagaaaaaataattaaagcaaATGTG GGACATAATAATGGTGCTACTGGAGGGAGGAAGCCTAAGACAAATTTTGTTGAAATTCGAACTTTTTGGCACCTTTATAGGAGTTTTGACCGGATGTGGATATTTTTTATATTGGCACTTCAG GCAATGGTTATCATTGCGTGGAATCAGTCAggatctttgtccgtgatttttgaCGCGGATGTTTTCAAAAGCGTCTTGAGCATTTTCATAACTGCTGCTATTCTTAATGCGTTGAGAG CTACTTTGGACATAATTCTTAGTTTGAGAGCTTGGAGGAGCTTAAAGTTTACCCAGATTCTTCGCTACCTTCTGAAATTTACATTTGCCGCATTCTGGGTTGTTGTCATGCCTGTTGCTTATTCAAAGTCTGTTCAGGATCCAGGGGGAGTTTTGAGAATCTTGAGTAATTTGGGAGGTTATATTCAAAATGAGTCACTGTATTACTACTGTGTTGCTATTTACTTGATACCAGAGATATTGGCtgtctttctatttttcttccctttcttGCGGAAATCCATGGAGCGTTCAAATTGGCGAATCATCACCCTCCTTATGTGGTGGGCTCAG CCTAAGCTTTATGTTGGAAGAGGCATGCACGAAGACATGTTCTCCCTTTTAAA GTACACTCTCTTCTGGATCATGCTCATCATTAGCAAGCTCGCATTCAGCTACTATGTTGAG ATATTGCCATTAGTGCAGCCTACCAAGACAATTATGGATATAAGAGTCACAAGCTTTGACTGGCATGAGTTCTTTCCACATA TGCCACATAACATTGGAGTAGTGATTGTCATATGGGCGCCAATTCTTCTG GTCTATTTCATGGACACACAAATTTGGTATGCTATATTCTCTACAATTGTTGGAGGGATCTATGGTGCATTCAGCCACCTCGGCGAG ATAAGGACTCTAGGGATGTTACGATCACGGTTTGAGTCAATTCCTTCAGCTTTTAGTGAACGTCTTGTGCCATCGTCAAAAGCTGAAAGAAAACATAGACATCAG GATGATTCTTTGGAAAGGAAGAACATTGCGAAGTTCTCTCAGATGTGGAATGAGTTCATACTTTCCTTGCGGATGGAGGATCTCATCAACCATAA GGAAAGAGATCTGCTTCTTGTACCCTATTCATCAAGTGAAGTCTCTGTTATTCAGTGGCCTCCTTTCTTGCTCGCTAGTAAG ATTCCGATAGCACTGGATATGGCAAAAGATTTCAGGGGAAAAGAAGATGCTGACCTGTTCCGGAAGATTAAAAGTGATGATTTTATGCGCTCTGCAGTGATTGAATGCTATGAGACACTCAGATATTTGCTGGTCGGCATTCTGGAAAACAAAGATGACAAGAT GGTTGTGGAGCAGATACGCAAAGAAGTAGATGACAGCATAAAAGAAAGAAGGTTCTTAAGGAAATTTCGGATGAGTGGGTTGCCCTTACTGAATGATAAATTGGAGAGATTCTTGAATCTGCTG GTGACTGATTATGAAGATGAAGAGGCGAAAAGATCCCCTATGATTAACCTTATCCAAGATATCATGGAAATTATCATTCAAGATGTTATGGTTGATGGCCATGA aATTCTGGAGAGAGCTCACCAGGTTGACAGAAAGGAGCAGATATTTGAAAGGATAAATATCTATCTTACTCATAACAGATCTTGGAGGGAAAAG GTTATCAGGCTTAATTTATTGTTGACTGTGAAAGAATCTGCAATTAATGTGCCAACGAATTTGGATGCTCGTCGTCGAATGACCTTTTTCGCAAACTCCCTTTTTATGAAAATGCCAGATGCTCCAAAAGTTCGTAATATGCTTTCTTTCAG TGTCTTAACTCCTTACTATAATGAAGATGTTCTCTATTCTGATGAGGAACTTAACAAGGAAAATGAGGATGGTATTACCACTCTGTTTTACCTTCAGAAGATATATCCAG ATCAATGGAAAAATTTTGAGGACCGCATCAATGATCCTAAGATGGGATGCTTAAATAAAGACAGGAATGAATTGATTCGTTACTGGGTATCTTACAGAGGACAGACACTTGCAAGGACAG TGAGAGGAATGATGTACTACAGGGAGGCTCTTGAGCTTCAGTACTTTCTAGATTTTGCAGAGGACAAAG CAATTTTTGGAGGTTATCGAATCATTGATATGAATCAAACAGATTACAGAGCACTGAAGGAGCGTGCACAGGCATTGGCAGATCTGAAGTTCACCTATGTTGTGTCTTGTCAAATCTATGGTGCTCAGAAGAAATCCAGTGAACAGCGAGACCGTAGTTGTTATGTCAATATTCTGAATCTCATGTTGAC GTATCCATCTTTGCGTGTTGCTTACATAGATGAGCGTGATGAAACTGTTAATGGGAAGTCCGAGAAAGTTTACTACTCCGTACTGGTGAAAGGAGGTGATAAATTGGATGAG GAAATATACCGTATCAAGCTTCCTGGTCCTCCTAAAATTGGGGAAGGgaaacctgaaaatcaaaatcatgCCATCATTTTTACTCGTGGAGAGGCATTACAAACCATAGATATGAATCAA GATAATTATTTTGAAGAAGCTTTCAAGATGAGGAATGTATTGGAGGAATTCTTGAAGCCTCATAGGCAGCGAAAACCGACAATACTAGGTTTAAGGGAGCATATTTTTACCGGAAG TGTCTCTTCGCTTGCTTGGTTCATGTCCAATCAGGAGACCAGTTTTGTAACCATTGGACAAAGAGTTTTGGCAAACCCATTAAG GGTAAGATTTCATTATGGTCATCCTGATATTTTTGACAGAATCTTTCATGTAACAAGGGGTGGTGTTAGTAAAGCTTCTAAAACAATTAACCTAAGTGAAGATATTTTTTCAG GTTATAATTCAACTTTACGAGGAGGATTCGTAACACATCATGAATACATCCAAGTGGGGAAGGGTCGTGATGTGGGGATGAATCAGAtctctcaatttgaggcaaaggTGGCAAATGGAAACGGAGAACAGACACTGAGCCGTGATGTCTATAGGCTTGGGCGTCGATTTGACTTCTACAGGATGTTGTCATTCTACTTCACCACAGTTGGTTTCTACTTCAGTAGCATG GTTACTGTGCTTACTGTCTATGTCTTTCTCTATGGACGCTTATATATGGTCTTGAGTGGGTTGGAAAAGCGAATTTTGGAGGATCCTACAGTTCGTCAATCCAAAGCTCTTGAAGAGGCTATGGCTACGTCGTCTGTATTTCAGCTGGGATTATTGCTTGTACTCCCTATGGTAATGGAAATTGGGTTGGAGAGAGGATTTCGCACAGCCCTGGGTGATTTTATAATTATGCAGCTGCAGCTTGCTTCTGTATTTTTTACATTCCAACTCGGAACAAAAGCACATTATTACGGTAGAACAATCTTGCATGGAGGTTCTAAATATCGAGCTACTGGTCGTGGCTTTGTTGTTTTTCATGCAAAGTACGCAGATAACTACAGGATGTATTCTCGCAGTCACTTTGTCAAGGGGCTTGAGCTGTTTATGCTGTTAATTGTCTATGAAGTTTATGGGGAATCATATCGCGATTCACAGTTGTATTGGTTTGTTACTATTTCAATGTGGTTCTTGGTAGCTTCCTGGTTGTTTGCTCCTTTTGTCTTCAATCCATCTGGTTTCGACTGGCAAAAGACGGTAGATGATTGGACAGATTGGAAGAGGTGGATGGGAAATCGTGGAGGTATTGGGATATCGCCGGATAAAAGTTGGGAATCTTGGTGGAATGGAGAGCAGGAACATCTAAAACACACAAATTTTAGGGGTAGAGTGATTGACATAATCCTTTCCTTCCGCTTTTTTATTTACCAATATGGAATTGTCTATCATCTTGATATAGCTCATGGCAGCAGAAGTTTACTG GTGTATGGACTTTCTTGGTTTGTTATGCTAACCGCTCTTCTCGTCTTAAAG ATGGTATCAATGGGCAGACGAAGATTTGGGACTGATTTTCAGCTCATGTTCAGAATTCTGAAAGCACTTCTATTCCTTGGTTTTGTATCTGTCATGACCGTGTTATTTGTTGTTTGTGGCCTCACCATAACTGATCTATTTGCTGCCATTCTTGCCTTTGTACCGACAGGCTGGGGCATTCTTCTT ATTGGTCAGGCATGCAGACCATGTTTTAAGGGGCTCGGAGTTTGGGATTCAGTAATGGAATTGGCAAGGGCATACGAATGCATTATGGGACTGTTCATATTCGCGCCAATTGTTGTTTTGTCTTGGTTCCCATTTGTATCAGAGTTCCAGACACGGTTGCTCTTCAACCAGGCTTTCAGTAGAGGTCTCCAGATTTCAATGATCCTTGCAGGGAAGAAAGCATCAAATTCTTGA